The genomic stretch TCTCCTCCTGCACGACCCGAGCGCTGTGACGCTGATCGGTGCCCTGTCCACCTCCAAAACGGTTGAAGAGCTCGCAGCCGTTCTGCCTGAGCACAGGGCGGTCATCGAACCGTTGCTCGCTCGTCTTTTGTTCGCGCGCCTCGCAGTCACCATAGACGAAACGGGCGCAACAGCTGAGACCAGCCATCCGACACTGCCGTACTGGGAATTTCATGATCTGCTTTTTCATAGTCAAAGCCGGATCGGCAGGTCTTCAGGCGCATTTGGTGGCACCTATCGCTTTGGCAAACACGATCCTCCCGCTCCGGTCGTCAAACCGAACATGTCGGAAGAAATCTATCCGCTGTACCGCCCTGATCTTTCGCAATTAATCGAGCAGGATGCCTCGTTCAGCGCCGTATTAAGCGCCCGTCGTTCGAAGCGCGCCTTCGATGACGAGCATCCGCTCACTGGCCAACAGGTGGGGGAATTCCTGTATCGGGTGGCACGGATTCAAGAGCTCTTGCCCGCTTCGCCAAGCCATCGCGAACTGGAACTGAGCAAGCGTCCTTATCCGGCGGGAGGTGCGCTGTACGAACTCGACATCTACGTGGCGATCCTGCACAGTTTCGATCTGCCGCCTGGCTTGTACCAATACAATCCGTTACAACACGAGCTGTGCAAGCTGTTCGAATCGACTGCTGAGTTGCAGAGCATGGTGCACACCTGCCGCCGCGCAGCTCTGCCCGATCAAGAAGCACCCGGTCAAACGCAAGCGCTGCTATTGATCACCTCCCGATTCCCTCGGCTGAGTTGGAAGTATGAGTCGATCGCCTATGCGACCACGCTCAAAAACACGGGCGCCTTGTATCAGACGATGTATCTGGCCGCCGCAGCGATGGGGCTGGCCGGAACTGCGGTCGGCAGCGGGGATGCCGATCTGTTCGCCCGCCTGAGCGGAATCGACTATTATGAAGAAACGCTCGTCGGTGAATTTCTCCTCGGCACAGCAAAAGCCACACCCTGAGCGCAGGGTGTGGCTTTTACTATGGAATAGGGACCACAAGGCGCAGCTTACAGCCTTCCCCGGGTGCAGAACTGACCAGTTGTTTGCCCCCCACTTCTTCGATCCGTTCGCGCATCGTCGTCAATCCAAATCCGAAAACAGAATCTTGGAAGCCGATTCCGTTATCGCGCAGTTCGAAGTGGATCGTGCCGTGCTCCTGATACAGACGGAACTGAAACTTGGTGCTCTTGCCGTGCCGCACACCGTTGGTCAGCCCCTCCTGCAAGGCGTGGTACAGCGTCTTCCGCAATTTTGCATCCAGATTCGGCATCGGGTCGATCTGATATTCGATCTCCAAACCGATCTGTGTTTGCGCATCGAGCAGCAATTTTTCGAGCGCTTGCCCGACCTCCATCTGCGAAATGTTATCTTTTAGCATCCGAACGGAGATCCGCACTTCGTGCAGACCGTTGCGAAGATTATCCTGGATCGCGTCCATGATTGGCAGCGCTTTGGTCAGATCTTTGGCTGCCAGCCGCTTGCAAGACTCCATCTGCACCACGGAGGTGGTGAGCGTGTGGCCGATCACATC from Tumebacillus algifaecis encodes the following:
- a CDS encoding SagB family peptide dehydrogenase encodes the protein MSATLLTGFRPDVAVREQPDGTLSISLSSQTVLIRSVPNGLARAIRCLATTGASQADLEKLVLAHDGIAGMSLWYYWHRQFLQLNFICYPLEVDRVRIATVLSTTPELLTAFPAIRPTDACQLSRFASLRLDPELSCLRLETPLSPFALLLHDPSAVTLIGALSTSKTVEELAAVLPEHRAVIEPLLARLLFARLAVTIDETGATAETSHPTLPYWEFHDLLFHSQSRIGRSSGAFGGTYRFGKHDPPAPVVKPNMSEEIYPLYRPDLSQLIEQDASFSAVLSARRSKRAFDDEHPLTGQQVGEFLYRVARIQELLPASPSHRELELSKRPYPAGGALYELDIYVAILHSFDLPPGLYQYNPLQHELCKLFESTAELQSMVHTCRRAALPDQEAPGQTQALLLITSRFPRLSWKYESIAYATTLKNTGALYQTMYLAAAAMGLAGTAVGSGDADLFARLSGIDYYEETLVGEFLLGTAKATP